CGATGTAGGGAAGCGCGTACAAGACGTCCACGACGCGCATCAGGAACTCGTCCGTCTTGCCGCCCACGTAGCCCGAAACGGTGCCGTAGAGCACGCCTACGACCAGCGAGACGGCCGTTGCGATGACGCCCACGGCGAGCGAGACGCGCCCGCCGTGGAGGCAGCGGACGAGGAGGTCGCGCCCCTTGGCGTCGGTGCCGAACCAGTGCTCCGCGCTTGGAGACTCGAACTGCCGTGCGAGATTCTGCTCGTCGTAGGCGTAGGCGGAAAGCCAGGGGCCGGCGATGCATGTCAGCGTCATGAGCACGATAAGCAGCCCGCCCACCATGGATGCCTTGTTGCGCAGGAGGCGCCGCATCGCGTCCTGCCAGAGCGAGCGGGGCTTCCCCGAGCGGCCCTGCTCAAAGGTTTGCGAAGTCGCCTCCACGCGCAACTTTCCTTGCCTGCCGAGTTTCGTTCAGGAGCTTCTGGACGCTTCCGCCTTGCGCCGGAGTTCCTCGCCTACGATGCCCGCCGAGACGACGAATTTGAAGGCGTCCTCGACGGCGTAATCGATCTCCACGGCCGATTCCTTCGGCACCAAAACGAGCATTCCCGACGTGGGATTGGGCGTCGTGGGGATGAAGACCGAGAGCATGCGCTTGCTCGGGGAAAGTCCGGCCGAATCGGGCCGCTCGGCCGCCACGAGGCCCATCGTCCACACGCCCGGCCGCGGGTATTCCACGAGGACCACTTTCTGAAAGCTGCCGCGGTTCGAATCGCGGAAGGTGTCCACGAGCTGTTTTGCGGCCCCGTAAATGCTCTTCACGATGGGCAGTCGGAGCAGGAGCATGTCGAACGCCTCGAGGGCCCGCCGCCCCAGGACGTTCGTGCCCACGAGCCCCAACAGAAAAATGACGAAGAGCGTAAAGATAAGATTCGCGGCTGGAATCACGAAAGCGAACCACCTTTCGTCCTCGAGCCATCCGAGGTCCAGGAGCTGCAGCGCCCCTTTGACAACCGGCGTGCCGGCGCCGCTGAAGAGGTTGAAGAGGAAGGCAACCAGAACGTACGTCACAAAGAGCGGGATCATAATGAGGAGCCCCGCCAGGAAGGTGCGGCGCAGATAGGCCCCGAAAGTTTTTTCTTTTTTCATGGCGATTCCTCCGCGGAAGCCTCGAAATCAATGCGCTTCCAGAATTTTTGCAGGTAATCCGCCCCCGAGGAGAGGCTCAGCAGAAGCACGATCCATAGCCCCGCCTTTCCGGCTATCGGCCCCACAGGCCCAAGCCATGTCTCCCCGAGGATGAGCACGACGAGCGTCGGCGCCTCGGCGAAGGTCTTCGCCTTGCCGAGAAAATGGGCTGGGATGACGAGCCGCTGGCTTGCGGCGATCATGCGAAGGCCCGTGACGGCGAATTCCCTCGCGATAAGCACCACGACCATCCACGCGGACACCCCCCCCAACTGCACGAGCGTGATAAGCACGGCGGAGGTGAGCATCTTGTCGGCGACGGGGTCGAGCAATTTGCCGGTGACCGTCACCTGTCTCCAGCGCCGCGCGAGAAATCCGTCCAGCCAGTCCGTGAGCGCGGCCAGCAGGTAGACGGCGACGCCGTAGACCTCGCGGTTCTCGAATCGAATGAGCAGGATGGCCACGAGCGCCGGAATCAGAAAGATGCGGAAAACCGTAATCGCGTTGGGCAGGTTCATCCGAGTTTTCATTTCCGGATCAGGCCGACCAAAATGGAGCAGATGGGGATCGAACCCACGACCTCCAGACTGCCAGCCTGGCGCTCTCCCAGTTGAGCTACTGCCCCGCAAACAAGTTTCAGAGTTAAGAGTTCCGAGTTGATGAAGAATAACCCTTAAACTCTTTTGGTGGCGCATACGGGAATCGAACCCGTATTACCGCCTTGAGAGGGCGGCGTCCTAACCGTTAGACGAATGCGCCTACGAACCATTTATTGTATCTTGTCGGCGAAGAGACTGTCAACGCGCGACCCGGCGGCGCCCCGGATAGAAGCGGGGCGATTTTTCGGTCGCGGAGGCCCTATTCGTACACATCGATCGTGCTGCGCTGCGACAGCTCGTACAAGAACTCGCTCTTGAGGCGGTCGCGGAGGTCTTCCTCCATCCGGAGGAAAATCTGCGGCCGCATGGCGCTGTACGAGGGCGGCTCCCGGTCCGGATTTTGGGCCTTGAATTTTTCCAACGTGGCGTCGTAGGCGGCGCGGGCGTCCTCTTCCCTAAGGTTGATCTTGTCCTTGAAGACATGCGCTTCAAGAAACTTACTGATCATCACCATGCGCTTCATGTCCCCCATGAAAGCATCCATGGTGATCCCCTGGTGCTTCAGGGCTTTGAGGAAGTGCACCTCTTCGGCGAACTTCATCTTTTCCAGTTGAAGCTGCTTTTCGATTTCCTCGGGTGTCGCCTCGTAGCCGTGCCGCACGGCCTCCTGGTACAGGAGCTCGTTGGCGATGAGCATATCAAGCGTACGGTGGCGATATTCCTCGACCTCCTCCGGCCTCAGCTTGCGCTGCGCACGCAGCTCGCGGTTTTCCACAATGCGGGCGAGGCGCGCCTCGAGCTCGTCACGCGAAATCTCCACCCCGTTTACCCTGGCGACGGCTTCGGCGGGCTCGCCCCGACTCGTCGCGGGCTTGTCCGACCCGGCGGGCTCGTCCCGACTCGTCGCGGGCTTGTCCGCCTCGGCGAGCTTTTCGGGCGCGGGCGCCTGCGCTTCGGGCTCGGTTTTCTTTACCGGCCCTTCGCCCGCGCACCCTGCGCAGGCCGCAGCGAGCAGGAAGACGGCGGCAAGTCCTATAAGGCGCTGGAACACGAAAGGACGCAGTCCCTCACGCAGCGAACACCGCAAGGCGCAACTCGGTCATTTCCTCGATGGCGTAGCGCAGGCCCTCGCGCCCGAAGCCCGAGTCCTTGACGCCGCCGTAAGGCATGGAGTCGACGCGGAACGTGGGCGACTGATTCACCATGACGCCGCCCACCTCGATTTCGGTGAAGGCTTTCCGGGCGCGGTCCAGGTCGCGCGTGAATACGGCGGCCTGAAGCCCGAAGCGCGAGTCGTTCACCATGCGGAGCGCGTCGTCGAAATGTTTATAGGGAGCGAGGGCCGTCACGGGGGCGAACACCTCCTCGCACCACACCTCGCAGGAAGGCTCTACGTTTTCGAGCACCGTCGGCTCGTAAAGGGTGCCCCGGCGCTTTCCGCCCACGAGCACCCGCGCGCCCCTCGAGGCCGCCGCGTTGACCCACTCTTCCGTGCGCTTGGCCGAGTCCTCGTCGATCATGGGGCCGACGATGACCGACTCGTCGTACGGATCGCCCATCTTGGCGCCCTCGCGCACGGCCGCCACGAAGCGTTCGCGGAAGTCCTTGTAAATGGACTCCTGCACCATGATGCGCTGGGTGGAGATGCAGACCTGCCCGGCGTAGCCGTAGCCGGAGAGGATGAGCTGCGACGCGGCCTTCTCCTGGTCGGCGTCGTCGTGGACCACGGTGGCGGCGTTGCCGCCGAGCTCCAGCGTGACGCGTTTTCTCCATGCCTTCTCCTTGAGCGACCAGCCGATTTCCGCCGAGCCCGTGAAGGTCAGCTTCTTTACGCGGTCGTCCCGCGCCATGGCCTCGGCGACCCGGCCCGGCGAGGGCACCACGGCCACGGCGCCCTTGGGAAGGTCGGTCTCCGCCGCCACGCCCGCAAGGAGCACGGCCCCGCCCGGGGTCTGCGAGGCCGGCTTCAGCACTATGGTGTTGCCCGAGGC
The DNA window shown above is from Acidobacteriota bacterium and carries:
- a CDS encoding DUF502 domain-containing protein — its product is MKKEKTFGAYLRRTFLAGLLIMIPLFVTYVLVAFLFNLFSGAGTPVVKGALQLLDLGWLEDERWFAFVIPAANLIFTLFVIFLLGLVGTNVLGRRALEAFDMLLLRLPIVKSIYGAAKQLVDTFRDSNRGSFQKVVLVEYPRPGVWTMGLVAAERPDSAGLSPSKRMLSVFIPTTPNPTSGMLVLVPKESAVEIDYAVEDAFKFVVSAGIVGEELRRKAEASRSS
- the pgsA gene encoding CDP-diacylglycerol--glycerol-3-phosphate 3-phosphatidyltransferase, with the protein product MNLPNAITVFRIFLIPALVAILLIRFENREVYGVAVYLLAALTDWLDGFLARRWRQVTVTGKLLDPVADKMLTSAVLITLVQLGGVSAWMVVVLIAREFAVTGLRMIAASQRLVIPAHFLGKAKTFAEAPTLVVLILGETWLGPVGPIAGKAGLWIVLLLSLSSGADYLQKFWKRIDFEASAEESP
- a CDS encoding SurA N-terminal domain-containing protein, with protein sequence MFQRLIGLAAVFLLAAACAGCAGEGPVKKTEPEAQAPAPEKLAEADKPATSRDEPAGSDKPATSRGEPAEAVARVNGVEISRDELEARLARIVENRELRAQRKLRPEEVEEYRHRTLDMLIANELLYQEAVRHGYEATPEEIEKQLQLEKMKFAEEVHFLKALKHQGITMDAFMGDMKRMVMISKFLEAHVFKDKINLREEDARAAYDATLEKFKAQNPDREPPSYSAMRPQIFLRMEEDLRDRLKSEFLYELSQRSTIDVYE
- a CDS encoding aldehyde dehydrogenase family protein, yielding MSREYQLYYGGKWQAGEKVKEVRSPYDGKVVARCQMGGEKHLNDAVEQAHGAFEEMRRLSSWQRSKILNQIADGIEKQRDEFASAIVEEAGKPISLARGEVARAVHTARIGAVEAERMGDESISLDTTEKTKGFWGVMRRFPLGVVGGIAPFNFPLNLVAHKLVPALASGNTIVLKPASQTPGGAVLLAGVAAETDLPKGAVAVVPSPGRVAEAMARDDRVKKLTFTGSAEIGWSLKEKAWRKRVTLELGGNAATVVHDDADQEKAASQLILSGYGYAGQVCISTQRIMVQESIYKDFRERFVAAVREGAKMGDPYDESVIVGPMIDEDSAKRTEEWVNAAASRGARVLVGGKRRGTLYEPTVLENVEPSCEVWCEEVFAPVTALAPYKHFDDALRMVNDSRFGLQAAVFTRDLDRARKAFTEIEVGGVMVNQSPTFRVDSMPYGGVKDSGFGREGLRYAIEEMTELRLAVFAA